DNA sequence from the Desulfovibrio subterraneus genome:
CGCATCCACTACACCCGCAAGGAATACCAGCTGTTCCCGCTGCTGGAAGAAAACGGCATAGAAGCACCCACCAAGGTCATGTGGGAGGTGCACGACGATATTCGCGCGAAGATAAAGAAGACTGCGGAGAAATGGGACCGCGAGAATCCCGGCCCCACGGCAGTGAATCTGCGTGAGCTTTGTCTGGCCGTGAAGGATATGGTCTACAAGGAAGAGCATGTGCTGTTCCCCATGGCGCTGGAATCCCTGACCGAAGGGCAGTGGTCCAGAGCGCGGCACGGCGAGGACGAGATAGGCTATGCGTGGGTAACGCCCGGAATTGAATGGATGCCCGGCGAAGTGAGCGGGGGCGCCCCGCGTGGGGTGCTTGCCGGTTCTGAATCCTTTATCCCGCTGGATACAGGCAGGCTCTCGCCCAAGGTGCTGAACCTGATGCTGAAGACCCTGCCCATAGACATGACCTTTGTGGATGCCGACGACAAGGTGGCCTACTATTCCGACAGCTCGCACCGCGTCTTCCCGCGTTCTGCGGGCATTATCGGCCGCGATGTGCGCAACTGCCATCCTTCTAAGTCGGTGCATATGGTCGAAGAGATTCTGGCGAAGTTCAAGAATGGCGATCGCGATTCTGCGGAATTCTGGCTGCAGCTGAACGGCATGTTCATCCACATCCGCTATTTCGCGGTGCGCGATGAGGCTGGAGTCTATCTTGGCTGCCTTGAAGTGTCGCAGGAGCTGAGTGCGCTCCGTGCGCTTGAAGGAGAACGCAGACTGCTCGAATGGTCCTGATCTCCGCTGATTGGGCAGCTGACTGTCCAGTTGCGTGTGGCCGGTTGAGTGTGTCCAGTGAGGGCCAGTAGAGTCGGCCAGTTGAGTCGACCTGTCGAGTCGGCCAGTTGAGTCGACCTGTCGAGGCGGCCAGCTGAGTCGATCTGTCGAGTCGATCTGGCGAGTCGATCTGGCGAGTGGTCCGGTGACTAGCCTGTTATAATCTGATGGTATCCTGCAGGTCCGGACGGGTCTGCATATACGACACAGACATTTCAAACGCCCCTTCGTCATGCGGTTCCAGCGTGGCGGAGGGGCGAACGTCGTTCCTGCGCAGGGAATCGAACAGCAGTTCCAGCGGGATGCTGCCCGCGCCGAGCCCGAGATGCTGGTCGTCCGTTCCGTCATTGTCGTGCAGGTGCAGGTGGCCCAATCTGGGTGATACGGCGTCCACCCATTCCGCGAGGTCCTGCTTGCGGAAGCCGTGGGCAAAGGCGTGCCAGTGGCCGATATCCAGACAGAATCCGGCCCGCTCTTCCGGCAGCTGCTCCAGCAGGGTGAGAATGGCGTGGGGAGTACGCTCGTGGGTGTTTTCCAGATAGAGGCGCGGACGCGAAGGGCAGCCGGAGGTGATATCCAGCACGGTTTCCCATGTCTGCGTGGAACGCTCCACCCAGCGGGCCATGTGCGGAGCGTGTTCGCCTCTGTTGAAATGCGGATGCCCCACCATATGTACGGGGTCATATATGGATGCAAGCTCTGCCGCGCGGGTGAGGGTGTTGCGCGTGGCGGCGAGAATGCCGTTGTTCATGCTGCCGGGAGAAAGGTCAAAGAACGGCAGGTGAATGGCGCTGGTCAGTCCCGCATCA
Encoded proteins:
- a CDS encoding DUF438 domain-containing protein, coding for MEIRQETNILDITKAYPFLVDALAEYNGAFEKLRNPVLRNTLGRVATLGQAAAMGQVKPLDLLMFVAQEIMRRTGEGVTVIPPEVKNPEKRGLTDDERRARLKEMIRALHDGESIESLKSRFAETVGDITPAEIASLEQALVAEGLPETEIKRLCDLHVELFKGALDCHERPSMPEGHPVHTYMAENAQAVELADEILSQIDRMGASVTKNVWAFSDQYIRQAFEELENIRIHYTRKEYQLFPLLEENGIEAPTKVMWEVHDDIRAKIKKTAEKWDRENPGPTAVNLRELCLAVKDMVYKEEHVLFPMALESLTEGQWSRARHGEDEIGYAWVTPGIEWMPGEVSGGAPRGVLAGSESFIPLDTGRLSPKVLNLMLKTLPIDMTFVDADDKVAYYSDSSHRVFPRSAGIIGRDVRNCHPSKSVHMVEEILAKFKNGDRDSAEFWLQLNGMFIHIRYFAVRDEAGVYLGCLEVSQELSALRALEGERRLLEWS
- a CDS encoding sugar phosphate isomerase/epimerase family protein; this encodes MPFFVNLPLSYAHHTPAYVDMFIARGVHPELGMDTTAVQSLPEAWHREMAERFRDAGLTSAIHLPFFDLSPGSMNNGILAATRNTLTRAAELASIYDPVHMVGHPHFNRGEHAPHMARWVERSTQTWETVLDITSGCPSRPRLYLENTHERTPHAILTLLEQLPEERAGFCLDIGHWHAFAHGFRKQDLAEWVDAVSPRLGHLHLHDNDGTDDQHLGLGAGSIPLELLFDSLRRNDVRPSATLEPHDEGAFEMSVSYMQTRPDLQDTIRL